From the genome of Cognaticolwellia beringensis, one region includes:
- a CDS encoding HPr family phosphocarrier protein, producing the protein MSAQASRKVLIINKLGLHARAASKLAQLSQKFTAKVTIELDENRADANSIMGLMLLAGAQGKTVKVIASGVDAEIALEEICQLFSNRFDEAE; encoded by the coding sequence ATGAGCGCACAAGCAAGCCGGAAAGTACTTATCATTAATAAACTTGGCCTACATGCCCGTGCGGCTTCTAAACTTGCACAATTGAGCCAAAAGTTTACCGCTAAAGTGACTATTGAGTTAGACGAAAACCGTGCAGACGCGAACAGTATAATGGGCTTAATGCTACTCGCCGGCGCACAAGGTAAAACCGTCAAGGTAATTGCTTCAGGGGTAGATGCCGAAATAGCATTAGAAGAAATTTGCCAACTCTTTAGTAACAGGTTTGATGAAGCTGAATAG
- the hpf gene encoding ribosome hibernation promoting factor: MQINLTGHHVDVTDSLRDYVNGKFEKLERHFEHINNVHVVLTVEKLNQIAESTVHLSGSEVHAKAEHNDMYASIDALIDKLDRQILKYKGKINKH; encoded by the coding sequence ATGCAAATTAATCTTACTGGACACCATGTCGATGTTACCGACTCATTACGTGATTATGTTAATGGCAAGTTTGAAAAGCTAGAACGTCATTTTGAGCATATTAATAATGTACATGTCGTATTAACCGTAGAAAAATTGAATCAGATTGCCGAATCTACTGTGCACTTAAGTGGCTCAGAGGTTCACGCGAAGGCCGAGCATAATGATATGTATGCATCAATTGATGCATTAATTGATAAGCTAGATCGCCAAATCCTGAAATACAAAGGCAAAATTAACAAGCATTAG
- the mgtE gene encoding magnesium transporter has product MPEVSEQEYSHQRLQQVNDALDSGMFVYVRKLLQDMPAYDLALLLESSPTKSRVALWQLIDADHHGDVLEELNEEVRKGILKNINPAKLAAVAEGMDVDDLAEVFRTLPDSVYQEVLNAMDGQDRSRVEAALSFEEDTAGGIMNTDTISIRPDVTVDVVLRYLRLRGELPEATDSFYVVDRADHFIGAVSLSAIVTAKAETIISSLIDKDIEAINADMNETDVAKLFERYDWFSAPVIDHEGRLLGRITIDDVVDIIREEAEHSMMSMAGLDDEADTFAPVLKSTQRRSIWLGVNLITALMAVAVSSMFEGILNQLAILAVLNSLVPSMGGVAGNQTLTLVIRGMALGHIGESNSRILLYKELAIGFFNGLIWAILIASVVAIWQQNLMLGAIIAFAMLMNMTAAGIAGVTVPLMLKKMNIDPALAGSVILTTVTDVVGIFAFLGTATLMLG; this is encoded by the coding sequence ATGCCGGAAGTTTCTGAACAAGAATACAGCCACCAGCGCCTTCAGCAGGTTAACGATGCCCTCGATAGTGGTATGTTTGTCTATGTCCGCAAACTTTTGCAAGACATGCCCGCTTATGATCTTGCTTTACTCTTAGAGTCATCCCCAACCAAAAGCCGTGTCGCGCTTTGGCAGCTGATTGACGCAGATCATCACGGTGATGTGCTTGAAGAGCTAAACGAAGAAGTTCGAAAAGGTATTCTGAAAAACATTAATCCCGCGAAGCTTGCTGCTGTTGCAGAAGGCATGGATGTTGATGATTTAGCCGAAGTTTTCAGAACATTACCTGACAGTGTTTATCAGGAAGTGCTTAATGCGATGGACGGGCAAGATCGCAGCCGTGTAGAAGCAGCACTTTCATTCGAGGAAGACACGGCCGGCGGTATCATGAATACCGATACTATCTCTATTCGTCCTGATGTGACGGTGGATGTAGTTTTACGTTATTTACGCTTGCGCGGAGAATTACCCGAAGCAACTGACTCATTTTATGTGGTCGACAGAGCAGATCACTTTATTGGTGCTGTTTCATTATCAGCCATTGTTACTGCCAAAGCAGAAACAATTATTTCGAGCCTAATCGATAAAGACATCGAGGCTATTAACGCTGATATGAACGAAACTGATGTCGCGAAATTATTTGAACGCTACGATTGGTTTTCGGCTCCGGTTATCGATCATGAAGGCCGACTTTTAGGTCGTATTACTATCGATGATGTCGTCGATATTATTCGTGAAGAAGCAGAGCATTCCATGATGAGTATGGCGGGTCTAGACGACGAAGCCGATACCTTCGCGCCAGTATTGAAAAGTACGCAGCGACGCTCTATCTGGTTAGGCGTAAACTTAATTACAGCACTTATGGCTGTTGCTGTATCCAGTATGTTTGAAGGTATTTTAAATCAGCTAGCTATTTTAGCCGTATTAAACTCATTGGTCCCTAGTATGGGCGGCGTAGCTGGAAATCAAACCTTAACCTTAGTTATTCGAGGTATGGCCTTAGGTCATATTGGTGAAAGTAACTCGCGAATTTTACTATACAAAGAATTGGCCATTGGCTTTTTTAATGGCTTGATTTGGGCGATATTAATTGCCTCAGTCGTTGCTATATGGCAGCAAAACCTCATGCTAGGTGCCATCATCGCTTTTGCCATGTTAATGAATATGACCGCTGCCGGCATTGCCGGTGTTACTGTGCCATTAATGTTGAAAAAGATGAACATAGATCCCGCTTTAGCAGGCAGCGTTATCCTAACAACCGTTACAGATGTTGTCGGCATATTCGCCTTTTTAGGTACAGCAACCTTGATGCTAGGGTAA
- the yjgA gene encoding ribosome biogenesis factor YjgA — MPHSANDIDELEEELLSKSEIKREMHRLQDFGLVIVKMSKHQRSKLPLTDDLKAAMLLADKITNKHEALRRHVRHIAKILAETDLEPIKQAMDVMANKHQQESVKFEKLEKMRDDLIANGNETIEALLAECEGMERQKLRQLVRQAKKEHSAEKVGKHYRDLFAYLKEHVVF; from the coding sequence ATGCCCCACTCTGCCAACGATATCGATGAATTAGAAGAAGAATTACTGAGTAAATCGGAAATAAAACGAGAAATGCATCGACTGCAAGATTTTGGCCTGGTTATAGTCAAAATGTCGAAGCATCAACGCAGTAAATTACCGCTGACTGATGATCTAAAAGCTGCCATGTTGCTGGCGGATAAAATCACCAATAAACATGAGGCGTTACGTCGACATGTGCGTCATATTGCAAAAATATTGGCTGAAACCGATCTTGAACCGATTAAACAAGCTATGGATGTTATGGCGAATAAACATCAGCAAGAGTCAGTTAAATTTGAAAAACTAGAAAAAATGCGTGATGACCTTATCGCCAATGGTAATGAGACCATTGAAGCATTATTAGCCGAATGTGAAGGCATGGAAAGACAAAAGCTGCGACAGTTAGTTCGCCAGGCAAAAAAAGAACATAGCGCTGAAAAGGTTGGTAAACATTACCGAGATTTATTTGCCTACTTAAAAGAGCACGTAGTTTTTTAA
- a CDS encoding RNA polymerase factor sigma-54 — translation MRPTLQLRIGQQLTMTPQLQQAIKLLQLSTLDLQQEIQEALESNPLLEVDESFESNSESTPDHLEEGYSASVGETKEMSSSDGSEDSAPSIDEISSSEGLAKTDIPEELNSDSTWDDNFSASASSGGVGHASEDYTYQGETKDSLQDHLIWQMELTPFSDTDRTIAIAIIEAIDEAGYLTVTADEILESVGIDDVELDEVEVVLKRINVFDPVGVAARSIPECLLIQLNQFAKDTPWLAESKLAVTEHIDLLGNRDYRQLMRKLRIKEDQLREVIRLIQSLDPRPGDSVIKSEEQYVIPDVSVEKKNGRWTVELNPDTAPKLSVNQQYAAMSRSMKSSADSQFIRSNLQEAKWFIKSLESRNDTLLKVSNCIVQRQQGFFEHGPEAMRPMVLNDIAEAVDMHESTISRVTTQKYMHTPRGIFELKYFFSSHVSTENGGECSSTAIRELIKKLVAAEIPAKPLSDSKIADILAEQGIKVARRTIAKYRESLSIPPSNQRKSLL, via the coding sequence ATGCGTCCTACTTTGCAACTCCGTATCGGACAACAATTAACGATGACCCCGCAATTGCAGCAGGCGATCAAGCTACTGCAATTATCGACTCTGGATCTCCAGCAAGAAATTCAAGAAGCACTCGAAAGTAACCCCTTGCTTGAAGTTGATGAATCTTTTGAAAGTAACTCAGAAAGCACCCCAGATCACTTAGAAGAAGGTTACTCCGCTAGTGTTGGCGAAACGAAAGAAATGTCTTCGTCTGATGGTAGTGAGGATTCTGCCCCGAGTATCGATGAGATTAGCTCATCCGAAGGTTTAGCTAAAACCGATATTCCCGAAGAATTAAACAGTGATAGCACTTGGGATGATAACTTCAGTGCCAGTGCGAGCAGCGGCGGTGTTGGTCACGCATCTGAAGATTATACTTATCAGGGTGAAACGAAAGATTCACTGCAAGACCATCTTATTTGGCAGATGGAACTTACGCCATTTAGCGATACCGACAGAACCATTGCCATCGCCATTATTGAAGCTATAGATGAAGCAGGTTACTTAACGGTTACCGCAGATGAGATATTAGAAAGCGTTGGTATAGACGATGTAGAACTCGATGAAGTTGAAGTGGTACTTAAACGAATTAACGTTTTTGATCCCGTTGGCGTGGCTGCTCGTTCAATTCCTGAGTGTTTGCTTATCCAGCTCAATCAATTTGCGAAAGATACGCCTTGGCTAGCTGAAAGTAAATTAGCCGTAACTGAACACATTGACTTGCTTGGTAATCGTGATTATCGACAACTGATGCGTAAATTACGCATCAAAGAAGATCAATTGCGCGAAGTTATTCGCTTGATCCAATCGTTAGATCCTCGTCCAGGCGATAGTGTCATCAAAAGTGAAGAGCAATATGTGATTCCTGATGTATCTGTTGAGAAGAAAAACGGCCGCTGGACGGTAGAGCTTAATCCTGATACTGCACCTAAATTATCAGTGAATCAACAATATGCTGCCATGTCTAGGTCTATGAAGTCGTCTGCTGATAGCCAATTTATTCGCTCGAATTTACAAGAAGCAAAATGGTTTATCAAAAGCTTAGAAAGTCGCAATGATACCTTATTAAAAGTTTCAAATTGCATTGTACAACGCCAACAAGGTTTCTTTGAACATGGGCCTGAGGCTATGCGACCTATGGTATTAAATGATATTGCAGAAGCTGTGGACATGCATGAATCAACCATCTCTCGTGTTACCACACAAAAATATATGCACACACCCAGAGGCATTTTTGAGCTTAAATACTTTTTCTCTAGCCACGTAAGTACTGAAAATGGCGGTGAGTGTTCTTCAACTGCTATTCGTGAATTAATTAAAAAGCTTGTTGCCGCTGAAATACCCGCAAAGCCATTAAGCGACAGTAAAATCGCAGATATATTAGCTGAACAAGGTATAAAAGTAGCAAGGAGAACCATTGCCAAGTATCGAGAGTCGCTCTCTATACCGCCGTCAAATCAACGTAAAAGCCTATTGTAG
- the pmbA gene encoding metalloprotease PmbA codes for MSDSESIQMQIEHVKKRVNDAMTMAKTLGADGAEVAMSRQQGLSVSTRMGEVENVEFTNDGGLGITVYKDGRKGSASTADLSEKALKQAIEAAVNIAKYTSVDECSGMADKDRLAMAPEDLDLYHPKALTTEQAISLAKACEDTALGYDKRITNSDGATLASFEGFKVYGNTHGQLVGYPSTRHSLSCVMIANEGDDMQRDYAYTVSREFDAMESAAKIGQQASIEALSRLGARKLSTTKVPVMFRADIANTLFGHFIAAISGGNLYRKSSFLMDSIGKQVFPEFLSISERPHLKKALASSAFDAEGVATVDREIITDGSLATYLLTSYSARKMGLKTTGHAGGIHNWQLGMKESGQGGDFDAMLKTLGTGLLVTELMGQGVNVVTGDYSRGAAGFWVENGEIAYPVDEITIAGKLQDIFSGIVAIGNDTDMRGSIRTGSIIVNEMQIAGS; via the coding sequence ATGAGCGATTCAGAAAGTATCCAAATGCAAATAGAACATGTTAAAAAACGTGTTAATGACGCCATGACTATGGCTAAAACACTTGGAGCCGATGGTGCTGAAGTTGCGATGAGCCGCCAACAAGGGCTTAGTGTCAGTACTCGCATGGGCGAAGTTGAAAACGTTGAGTTTACTAATGATGGTGGACTAGGTATTACGGTTTATAAAGACGGTCGTAAAGGTAGTGCTTCGACGGCCGACTTATCTGAGAAAGCCTTAAAACAAGCAATAGAAGCCGCAGTAAATATTGCTAAGTATACGTCTGTTGATGAATGCTCAGGCATGGCGGATAAAGATAGACTTGCGATGGCACCTGAAGATTTAGATTTATATCATCCTAAGGCATTAACCACAGAGCAAGCGATAAGCTTAGCGAAAGCATGTGAAGACACCGCGCTTGGCTATGATAAACGTATTACTAATTCAGATGGCGCTACGTTAGCAAGCTTTGAAGGCTTTAAAGTCTACGGCAATACCCATGGTCAGTTAGTGGGTTACCCGAGTACTCGTCACAGTTTAAGTTGTGTGATGATTGCTAACGAAGGTGACGACATGCAGCGCGATTATGCTTATACCGTTAGTCGTGAATTCGATGCGATGGAAAGTGCCGCTAAAATAGGACAACAAGCCTCTATTGAAGCTTTGTCGCGTTTAGGTGCTCGAAAGTTATCGACCACTAAAGTGCCGGTCATGTTTCGTGCAGATATCGCTAACACTTTGTTTGGTCATTTTATTGCGGCCATTAGTGGTGGAAATTTATATAGAAAATCATCTTTTTTAATGGATTCGATTGGCAAGCAAGTTTTTCCTGAATTTTTAAGCATCAGTGAACGTCCGCATTTGAAAAAAGCGTTAGCAAGTAGTGCTTTCGATGCAGAGGGTGTTGCCACGGTTGATCGTGAAATAATTACGGATGGTAGCTTAGCCACTTATCTTTTAACAAGTTATTCAGCACGCAAGATGGGACTGAAAACAACCGGTCATGCGGGCGGCATTCATAATTGGCAACTCGGTATGAAAGAGTCAGGCCAAGGTGGCGATTTTGATGCCATGTTAAAAACCTTAGGTACGGGTTTATTAGTGACTGAATTGATGGGCCAAGGCGTCAACGTTGTAACGGGTGATTATTCTCGCGGCGCAGCAGGCTTCTGGGTTGAAAATGGCGAAATAGCTTACCCAGTTGATGAGATTACCATTGCCGGTAAGTTACAGGATATATTCTCTGGTATTGTCGCCATTGGTAACGATACTGATATGAGAGGTAGTATTCGCACGGGTTCTATTATTGTTAACGAAATGCAAATTGCAGGCAGTTAA
- a CDS encoding PLP-dependent decarboxylase, whose amino-acid sequence MTAMLNRPNWLRPALLEPLLAHQERLNNRNDVEQDEDGYFLYDLDYLEQHLSSLMQQDVIKLWFAVKANPLSRVIKTLAQQGFNFDVASQGELTQVLAQDVPADRILNTGPAKSKRQIKAFLEQGVRTFVVESLNQLQWLNDAASELSCQPQVLLRVQLQWEEGEKNPLGGNEVTAFGLSCQAWQTIKVSDFPALNINGLHIFQWGNMLSNERMFELWSQMVSPLLSLAEQLGMTLEVLDLGGGLGVDYLQTGKGLRWEKIVADLAKIKARAGVSELWLELGRFAVAEMGYYVTSVVDRKENFQHQQLVLAGGINHLIRPAITEQPFPVTMIRESAASPVYFDLHGPLCTSLDKLGTLAIASDVAVDDQLIFGLAGAYGFTESMPFFLCHQIAAEYVLQQGKIEQVRSAQPASWYLR is encoded by the coding sequence ATGACTGCAATGTTAAATAGACCAAACTGGCTTAGGCCTGCATTACTTGAACCGCTATTGGCGCATCAGGAACGACTAAATAATCGTAATGACGTTGAACAAGATGAAGACGGTTATTTTCTTTATGATCTCGACTATCTTGAGCAACATTTATCGAGTTTGATGCAACAAGACGTGATTAAACTTTGGTTTGCTGTCAAGGCAAATCCCTTGTCAAGGGTGATCAAAACTTTAGCGCAGCAAGGTTTTAATTTTGATGTTGCAAGTCAAGGCGAGCTAACACAAGTATTAGCACAAGATGTTCCAGCCGATCGTATTCTTAATACTGGCCCAGCTAAATCGAAGCGGCAAATAAAAGCCTTTCTAGAGCAAGGCGTGCGCACTTTTGTGGTGGAGAGTTTGAACCAGTTACAATGGCTTAATGACGCCGCTAGCGAGTTATCTTGCCAACCTCAAGTGTTACTGCGCGTGCAGTTGCAATGGGAGGAGGGAGAGAAAAACCCTTTAGGGGGTAACGAAGTTACTGCTTTTGGCTTATCTTGCCAAGCGTGGCAAACGATAAAAGTAAGTGATTTCCCAGCATTAAATATCAATGGTCTACATATTTTCCAATGGGGAAACATGCTCAGCAATGAGCGTATGTTTGAGCTTTGGTCACAAATGGTATCGCCTTTGTTGTCATTGGCGGAACAATTAGGAATGACCTTAGAGGTATTAGATTTAGGTGGCGGTTTAGGTGTTGATTACCTGCAAACTGGAAAAGGGTTACGATGGGAAAAGATTGTTGCCGACTTAGCCAAAATAAAAGCGCGGGCCGGCGTTAGCGAGCTCTGGTTAGAGCTTGGCCGATTTGCGGTGGCTGAAATGGGGTATTACGTAACCTCAGTTGTTGACCGTAAAGAAAATTTTCAACACCAACAATTGGTGCTAGCGGGGGGTATTAATCATTTAATTCGACCTGCCATTACAGAACAGCCATTTCCAGTGACGATGATTAGAGAATCAGCAGCAAGCCCTGTGTATTTTGATCTCCATGGGCCATTGTGTACCAGTTTAGATAAATTGGGCACCTTGGCGATAGCCAGTGATGTTGCAGTTGATGATCAATTAATATTTGGTTTAGCGGGTGCTTATGGTTTTACCGAAAGTATGCCATTTTTTCTTTGTCATCAAATCGCGGCAGAATATGTTCTGCAGCAAGGAAAAATTGAACAAGTACGATCAGCTCAGCCTGCTTCATGGTATTTACGCTAA
- the ptsN gene encoding PTS IIA-like nitrogen regulatory protein PtsN has translation MKLQDILSPDCTICAAPGSSKKRILEYLSSLAADKLADHDTFQLLESLVKRERMGSTGIGNGIAIPHGRLENATQPIAVVITTEEAIDFDAIDHRPVDIFIALFVPEEECQNHLSTLQSIAKIFRNKQFCKQVRKCESNQALYQLIQQAS, from the coding sequence ATGAAGTTGCAAGACATTTTATCCCCGGACTGCACTATTTGTGCAGCACCGGGCTCCAGTAAAAAACGTATTCTAGAATACTTAAGTAGCCTGGCCGCCGATAAATTGGCAGACCATGACACATTTCAACTCTTAGAAAGCCTAGTTAAACGTGAAAGAATGGGGTCAACTGGCATAGGTAATGGCATTGCTATACCGCATGGTCGTTTGGAAAATGCTACACAGCCCATTGCCGTAGTAATAACCACAGAAGAAGCAATTGATTTTGATGCTATTGATCATCGCCCAGTTGATATTTTTATTGCCTTATTTGTGCCTGAAGAAGAATGTCAAAACCACCTCAGTACATTGCAGAGCATCGCAAAAATTTTTCGTAACAAGCAATTTTGCAAGCAAGTACGAAAATGCGAAAGTAACCAAGCACTGTATCAGTTAATCCAACAAGCGAGCTAA
- a CDS encoding 2,3,4,5-tetrahydropyridine-2,6-dicarboxylate N-succinyltransferase: protein MTWQQTLTDLETGKTRAAQQNSEGTWQVNTEVKQAILAAFKAGENIEFDGAYRGFVDKHNLPAREFTVADKVRMVPGGSSVRRGAYVAPGVIIMPPAYINVGAFVDSGTMVDSHALIGSCAQIGKNVHVSAAVQIGGVLEPIGASPVIIEDNAFLSAGVIIVEGIVVKKGAVLAPGVSLSASVPVYDCVNNVILAKGADIPENAVVVPGTRPVAGDWAEQHGLNMACALIVKYRDEKSNAALELESVLR, encoded by the coding sequence ATGACATGGCAGCAAACATTAACAGATTTAGAAACCGGTAAAACTCGCGCAGCACAGCAAAATAGCGAGGGTACTTGGCAAGTTAATACTGAAGTAAAGCAGGCAATTCTAGCGGCATTTAAAGCGGGAGAAAATATCGAATTTGATGGTGCTTATCGTGGCTTTGTTGATAAGCATAATTTACCTGCTCGTGAATTTACCGTTGCCGATAAAGTCAGAATGGTACCGGGTGGTTCATCAGTTCGCCGTGGTGCTTACGTAGCACCGGGCGTTATTATTATGCCACCAGCCTACATCAATGTTGGCGCCTTTGTTGATAGCGGCACTATGGTTGATAGTCATGCGTTGATTGGATCGTGCGCGCAAATTGGCAAAAATGTCCATGTTTCTGCTGCGGTACAAATAGGTGGTGTACTTGAGCCTATTGGTGCTAGCCCAGTGATTATTGAAGATAATGCATTTTTAAGTGCTGGCGTTATTATTGTTGAAGGAATTGTAGTGAAAAAAGGCGCGGTTTTAGCACCGGGAGTTTCGCTGTCAGCGTCGGTACCAGTTTATGACTGTGTCAATAATGTCATATTAGCAAAAGGTGCTGATATTCCTGAAAATGCCGTAGTTGTGCCGGGCACTCGTCCTGTCGCTGGCGATTGGGCTGAGCAGCATGGACTGAATATGGCTTGTGCGTTAATTGTTAAGTACCGTGATGAAAAAAGTAATGCGGCGTTAGAACTTGAATCTGTGCTGCGCTAG
- a CDS encoding succinylglutamate desuccinylase/aspartoacylase family protein: protein MNLISKEVMHVGEMASGAALTVPVYRIKGKQQGPDVYIQANMHGAEVQGNAVIFQLLEQLKTIELNGSITLVPYANPVGCNHKNGEYTLGRFDPITGVNWNRMYHFDESIIEPFAKAHLTDSIVEIERAFKALMVEQISQKLNHNIYGITTGQRIAYQLQRLAHQADLVLDLHTGPISSKHLYCPDYARASAEYFDIPHVLFIPNGFDGALDEATFCPWWYLQLKFAELGRDFPITKTATNQGKDAVIKESFTVELGSQEQIDLDVAHEDALGILSYLQYQGVINSNDFHPKTMVRYSCMLEDYKALYSPMGGMVDYLAEFGQPLAAGEPLARILRMDNYGDGDPLHYISLEDDVIPILHFASASVNQGTELYKVFSKYSIL from the coding sequence ATGAATTTAATTAGTAAAGAAGTGATGCATGTCGGTGAAATGGCTAGTGGAGCAGCGCTTACCGTGCCCGTTTACCGTATTAAGGGTAAACAACAAGGGCCTGATGTTTACATACAAGCCAATATGCATGGTGCAGAAGTGCAAGGCAATGCGGTTATTTTTCAGTTGTTAGAGCAATTAAAAACTATTGAATTAAATGGCAGTATTACCCTTGTACCATATGCTAACCCTGTGGGTTGTAATCATAAAAACGGTGAGTATACCTTAGGTCGATTTGATCCCATTACCGGTGTGAACTGGAATCGCATGTATCATTTTGACGAAAGTATTATTGAGCCCTTTGCAAAAGCGCATTTAACCGATTCAATAGTTGAAATCGAGCGTGCTTTTAAAGCCTTGATGGTCGAGCAAATATCGCAAAAGCTTAATCACAATATCTATGGTATTACTACCGGACAGCGTATCGCGTATCAGCTGCAACGACTAGCTCATCAGGCTGATCTTGTTTTAGATCTACACACAGGGCCAATTTCTAGTAAGCACTTATATTGCCCAGACTATGCCCGAGCCAGTGCTGAGTATTTTGATATTCCACATGTTTTATTTATCCCTAATGGTTTTGATGGCGCCTTAGATGAAGCGACATTTTGTCCTTGGTGGTATTTACAACTGAAATTTGCTGAACTAGGTCGAGACTTTCCGATAACGAAAACTGCTACTAATCAAGGCAAAGATGCGGTGATAAAAGAAAGCTTTACTGTTGAGTTGGGTTCGCAAGAACAGATTGATTTAGACGTTGCGCATGAAGATGCTTTAGGTATTTTAAGCTATTTACAATACCAAGGGGTTATCAATAGCAATGACTTCCATCCAAAAACCATGGTTCGATATAGTTGTATGTTAGAAGACTACAAGGCGCTTTATTCTCCAATGGGAGGCATGGTAGATTATTTAGCTGAGTTTGGTCAGCCTCTCGCAGCTGGAGAGCCTTTGGCACGTATACTTCGCATGGACAATTATGGTGATGGTGATCCACTGCACTATATCAGCCTAGAGGATGATGTTATTCCAATTCTACATTTTGCATCGGCGAGTGTGAATCAAGGCACAGAGCTTTATAAAGTATTTAGTAAATACAGTATTTTATAA
- the rapZ gene encoding RNase adapter RapZ has product MKLIIVSGRSGSGKSVALRVLEDLGYYCVDNIPVNLLPALIHTVINDYENVAVSLDVRNLPADPNDVPEIIEYMPNAVELSLLYLDADDSDLIRRFSETRRLHPLIKQNIALDQAIALEKKLLEPIASRAHLYINTSQLTPHQLADLVRERILGKKSGSMVVVFESFGFKHGVPQDADYVFDARFLPNPFWDKELKGFTGLDKPVQDFLASQPIVTKFIWQINSFMMTWLPHLERNNRSYITIAIGCTGGMHRSVYIAEILANNMRKERKDVQSRHRDLPTTAST; this is encoded by the coding sequence ATGAAGCTAATTATAGTCAGTGGCCGTTCAGGGTCAGGTAAAAGTGTTGCACTGCGAGTGTTAGAGGATTTAGGCTACTATTGTGTTGATAATATCCCTGTCAACTTATTACCTGCTCTCATCCATACAGTGATTAACGATTATGAGAATGTAGCTGTGAGTCTCGATGTACGAAACTTACCAGCTGATCCTAATGATGTACCTGAAATCATTGAATATATGCCTAATGCGGTTGAATTAAGCTTACTTTATTTAGATGCGGATGATAGTGATCTTATTCGTCGATTCAGTGAAACGCGACGCTTACATCCGTTGATTAAACAAAATATTGCCTTAGACCAAGCCATTGCCCTAGAGAAAAAGCTCCTTGAGCCAATCGCCAGTCGAGCACACTTATATATCAATACTAGCCAACTTACGCCACATCAACTAGCGGACTTAGTTAGAGAGCGAATTTTGGGGAAAAAATCTGGCTCTATGGTCGTTGTCTTTGAGTCATTTGGTTTTAAACATGGCGTACCACAAGATGCTGACTATGTTTTTGATGCGCGTTTTTTACCAAACCCATTTTGGGATAAAGAACTAAAGGGCTTCACAGGGTTAGATAAACCGGTACAAGACTTCCTTGCAAGCCAACCGATAGTGACTAAGTTTATTTGGCAAATCAACAGTTTTATGATGACTTGGTTACCGCATCTAGAACGAAATAATCGCAGTTATATTACCATTGCGATTGGTTGTACTGGCGGCATGCACCGTTCGGTATATATTGCCGAAATACTGGCAAATAATATGCGTAAAGAACGTAAAGATGTGCAATCACGTCATCGTGACTTACCTACTACTGCAAGTACGTAA